A genomic window from Onychostoma macrolepis isolate SWU-2019 chromosome 22, ASM1243209v1, whole genome shotgun sequence includes:
- the LOC131530323 gene encoding keratin, type I cytoskeletal 19-like, giving the protein MTQVTQSFSRKSLSSSSSRPFTSLSLSGGYSRRIAVGHAPSVYAGAGGSSVRVSYGQSSQSGFDLASALGGGDNGFGSAFNEKSTMQNLNDRLANYLEKVRSLEKANAQLELQIREWYEKRTPVCRDYSHYYATIEDLRKKIAVASLDNARIMLQIDNAKLAAEDFRVKYENELALRQSVEADIAGLRKVLDDLTMTRSDLEMQIEGLKEELVYLKKNHAEELAALRAQMSSSSVNVEVDAAPQQDLARILEEIRQQYEGVIDKNRREMETWYKGKFDEMNKQVTTRQEDITMSRSEVSELRRTLQSLEIELQSQLSLKAALEGTLGETESRYSMQLNQLQGVINGLELELSQMRIDIERQGTEYKLLLDIKTRLELEIAEYRRLLDGEDMQKQTIKFVEVVAPPPPPKPEPVVTKRVRTVIEEVVDGKVVSRTEDVDVEVMKK; this is encoded by the exons ATGACTCAGGTTACCCAGTCTTTTTCACGCAAGAGCTTGTCCAGCTCCAGCTCTCGTCCCTTCACCTCGCTCTCGCTCAGCGGTGGATACTCCAGGCGCATCGCCGTCGGTCATGCGCCAAGTGTCTACGCAGGTGCAGGGGGCTCCAGCGTGCGCGTCTCTTACGGACAGAGTAGCCAGAGCGGTTTCGACCTGGCCAGCGCGCTCGGCGGCGGAGACAATGGCTTCGGTTCGGCTTTTAACGAGAAGTCCACCATGCAGAACCTCAACGACCGTCTGGCGAACTACCTGGAGAAGGTGCGCTCCCTGGAGAAAGCCAACGCGCAACTGGAGCTCCAGATCCGAGAGTGGTACGAGAAGAGAACCCCTGTTTGCAGAGACTACAGCCACTATTACGCCACCATTGAAGATCTGCGCAAAAAA ATTGCTGTCGCCAGCCTGGACAATGCCAGAATCATGCTTCAGATTGACAACGCCAAACTGGCAGCCGAGGACTTCAGAGTCAA GTACGAGAATGAGTTGGCCCTGCGTCAGTCCGTGGAGGCTGATATTGCCGGTCTGAGAAAGGTTCTGGACGATCTCACCATGACTCGCTCAGACCTTGAGATGCAGATTGAGGGTCTGAAGGAAGAGCTTGTCTACCTGAAGAAGAACCATGCAGAG GAACTCGCAGCTCTTCGTGCTCAAATGTCCTCCAGCAGCGTAAACGTAGAGGTTGACGCCGCACCTCAGCAAGACCTGGCCCGCATCTTGGAGGAGATCAGACAGCAGTATGAGGGTGTCATCGATAAGAACCGCAGAGAAATGGAGACCTGGTACAAGGGCAAA TTCGACGAAATGAACAAGCAGGTAACCACCAGACAAGAAGACATCACAATGTCCCGCAGTGAAGTCAGTGAGCTCAGGAGGACGCTTCAGAGCCTGGAGATCGAACTACAGTCACAGCTCAGCTTG AAAGCAGCACTGGAAGGCACACTGGGAGAGACAGAATCACGGTACAGCATGCAGCTCAACCAATTGCAGGGCGTCATTAACGGTCTGGAGTTGGAGCTTTCTCAGATGCGCATTGACATCGAAAGACAGGGCACCGAATACAAACTGCTCCTGGACATCAAGACTAGACTAGAGTTGGAGATAGCCGAGTACAGGAGACTTCTGGATGGAGAGGACATGCA gAAACAGACAATAAAATTTGTAGAGGTTGtagctcctcctcctcctcccaagc CCGAACCTGTGGTGACCAAGCGTGTTCGCACAGTAATCGAAGAGGTGGTTGATGGAAAGGTCGTTTCACGAACAGAGGATGTTGACGTCGAGGTCATGAAgaagtaa